The proteins below come from a single Vibrio diazotrophicus genomic window:
- a CDS encoding NCS1 family nucleobase:cation symporter-1: MKTEMKQVGDFYELEVGEDLISSKNFNSDLAPTKIKERTWNKFNIAALWVGISICVPTYTLGGILTNYFGLSVVEALLTILIANIIVLVPLTLNAFAGTKYGLPFPVVLRSSFGIMGSNVPCVIRGFVACGWFGIQTMFGGLAIHLFLSEVSSGWASLGGVGEVIGFFIFWALNIGVVLKGANSIKWLETLSAPLLLIVSLGLLFWASDKVSYTELLSTPANRPEGEGFAKYFMSGLTAMVGFWATLSLNIPDFSRYAKSQKDQVVGQIMGLPLTMFLFASLGVVMTAASETMFGQTISDPITLIGQIDSPFLVAVAMVMIVIATLSTNTAANIVSPTNDFQNISPQHIDHTRGVLLTGAIGILLMGWELLKKVGWVESDLSVEAYISNWLLGYSSLLGPIAGIMIVDYFLIKKQKLDVLALYKEDAYPAFNWAGFIALLIPVSFTMMAIFFNVMTWFYDYGWFTGAFSGAILYYVICKFTPQLVIKTELEKA; encoded by the coding sequence ATGAAAACGGAAATGAAGCAAGTGGGGGATTTCTACGAATTAGAAGTCGGTGAAGACCTCATCTCTAGCAAAAATTTCAACAGTGATTTAGCACCAACCAAAATCAAAGAACGTACCTGGAACAAGTTCAATATCGCGGCTTTGTGGGTCGGTATTTCGATTTGTGTGCCGACATATACGCTGGGCGGCATATTAACCAACTACTTTGGTTTATCTGTGGTAGAGGCTCTACTCACCATTCTTATCGCGAACATTATTGTATTGGTGCCTCTAACGTTGAACGCCTTCGCTGGGACGAAATATGGCTTGCCGTTCCCTGTCGTACTTCGTTCGTCGTTCGGCATTATGGGCTCCAATGTACCTTGTGTGATTCGCGGTTTTGTCGCTTGCGGCTGGTTTGGTATTCAAACCATGTTTGGTGGTTTGGCTATTCATTTGTTCTTATCTGAAGTGTCATCAGGGTGGGCATCTTTAGGTGGCGTAGGTGAAGTGATTGGCTTCTTCATTTTCTGGGCGCTGAACATTGGTGTTGTGCTTAAGGGGGCAAACTCCATCAAGTGGCTGGAAACATTGTCAGCACCGCTATTGTTGATTGTGTCGCTTGGACTGCTATTTTGGGCAAGTGATAAAGTATCTTACACAGAATTGCTTTCGACACCTGCCAATCGTCCTGAAGGCGAAGGTTTCGCGAAGTATTTTATGTCTGGTTTAACAGCTATGGTGGGCTTCTGGGCAACGTTATCTTTGAACATTCCAGATTTCAGCCGCTATGCAAAATCGCAGAAAGATCAGGTAGTAGGGCAAATCATGGGGCTTCCGCTCACCATGTTCTTGTTTGCTTCGCTTGGTGTGGTAATGACGGCCGCTTCTGAAACTATGTTTGGTCAAACCATCTCAGACCCAATTACGCTGATTGGTCAGATTGACAGCCCATTTCTAGTGGCAGTAGCTATGGTGATGATTGTGATTGCAACGCTATCAACCAATACCGCTGCAAACATTGTTTCTCCAACTAACGACTTCCAAAACATATCTCCGCAACATATCGACCATACCAGAGGCGTACTGCTTACGGGTGCAATCGGAATTTTGTTGATGGGGTGGGAGCTATTGAAAAAGGTTGGCTGGGTCGAATCCGATCTGAGCGTAGAAGCCTATATTTCTAACTGGCTATTAGGCTACTCAAGCCTGCTTGGCCCAATTGCTGGCATCATGATTGTGGATTATTTCCTAATCAAAAAGCAGAAGTTAGATGTATTGGCGCTGTACAAGGAAGATGCCTATCCGGCGTTCAACTGGGCTGGGTTCATTGCGTTACTCATCCCTGTTAGTTTCACTATGATGGCGATTTTCTTCAATGTGATGACTTGGTTCTATGACTATGGGTGGTTTACAGGTGCTTTCAGTGGTGCCATTTTGTACTACGTTATTTGTAAGTTCACGCCTCAGTTGGTGATAAAAACTGAGCTGGAAAAAGCGTAA
- a CDS encoding methyl-accepting chemotaxis protein, which yields MKNFSFKNKIIALIASIITVTIFVSYMSVNHFISGYIYESDTARIKHNIDLVTAQLERALQEKLTLTKSLNFSMMDIADTKESTGFASIVLVTNGYAFDDTANSLDDEQTETYLKLAEQLTEEPTMSDVEMVDGKPTVRISLKKYDGSANFFTLDISNLKDVIEAYSLPGSYMELISANQITIFSDKSSDNVIPVSKQFTIDGQNWSLNGYIDLDNIQTNTDSLNWEITLALLISAAIIICLSVPMLNFAFKPLMRLKELVADLSQGNGDLTQRLSVTSNDEIGEISTSINRFIEQLQGMFIEVSSSSSKIDTAVSHLSSQSQSNMQMLNAHTIETEQVITAIDEMSATAGSIAQSAADAAKLTELTNAYADESKQTVNQAVQSVTALEADVAEMANTISAMNQDTKQIGSVLQVIGDIAEQTNLLALNAAIEAARAGEQGRGFAVVADEVRALAARTQQSTGQINDMLSKLNNTSENVVSKMETTRRSCEATSQSTHKVMESLNTVTTSVVEINDLNTLMATSAEQQSHVTEEVSRNMATIQELIGQLNNSASQTNTISQELRGTSTDLSDVVTQFKVH from the coding sequence ATGAAAAACTTTTCTTTTAAGAACAAAATTATAGCGTTGATTGCTAGCATTATTACTGTGACCATTTTTGTGTCATATATGAGTGTGAACCACTTTATCAGTGGTTATATCTATGAGTCAGACACGGCAAGAATCAAACACAATATTGATTTGGTCACCGCTCAGCTAGAACGAGCATTGCAAGAAAAGTTAACACTGACGAAAAGTCTCAATTTCAGCATGATGGATATTGCAGACACCAAAGAGTCGACAGGCTTTGCGAGCATTGTGTTGGTAACGAATGGTTATGCTTTCGATGATACTGCTAACTCGCTTGATGATGAGCAAACGGAAACTTACTTGAAGTTGGCTGAACAGTTAACGGAAGAGCCAACGATGAGTGATGTTGAAATGGTGGATGGAAAGCCAACGGTTCGTATTTCACTTAAAAAATATGATGGTTCGGCAAACTTCTTTACTCTCGACATTAGCAACCTGAAAGACGTTATTGAAGCTTATTCATTGCCGGGCAGCTATATGGAACTGATATCGGCAAACCAAATCACCATTTTCTCTGATAAATCGAGTGACAACGTCATTCCAGTTTCAAAACAGTTCACAATTGATGGCCAGAATTGGTCGTTGAATGGCTATATCGATTTAGACAATATCCAAACAAACACAGACAGTCTCAACTGGGAAATCACTCTGGCGTTGTTGATCTCTGCAGCAATCATTATCTGTCTGAGTGTGCCAATGCTGAATTTCGCATTCAAACCTCTAATGCGCCTCAAAGAACTGGTGGCTGATCTGTCTCAAGGGAATGGAGATTTAACTCAGCGTTTAAGTGTCACTTCGAACGACGAAATCGGCGAAATTTCGACTTCTATTAACCGCTTCATTGAACAGCTTCAGGGTATGTTTATTGAAGTGTCCAGCTCATCATCCAAAATTGATACTGCGGTGAGTCATCTCAGCAGTCAGTCTCAATCAAATATGCAGATGTTAAATGCGCATACCATTGAGACCGAGCAGGTGATCACAGCGATAGACGAAATGAGCGCAACAGCAGGATCAATCGCACAGAGTGCCGCAGACGCCGCCAAGCTTACGGAGTTAACCAACGCTTATGCAGATGAGTCTAAACAAACCGTAAACCAGGCGGTGCAAAGCGTGACCGCATTGGAAGCCGATGTGGCTGAGATGGCGAACACCATCAGTGCCATGAATCAAGATACCAAACAAATTGGTTCGGTACTTCAGGTGATTGGTGATATCGCTGAACAAACTAACTTGTTGGCATTGAATGCTGCGATTGAAGCGGCGCGTGCAGGTGAACAAGGTCGCGGTTTTGCCGTAGTGGCTGACGAAGTTCGAGCACTGGCGGCTCGCACACAGCAAAGCACAGGGCAGATTAACGACATGCTGTCTAAGCTCAACAACACATCCGAAAATGTGGTGAGTAAGATGGAAACCACTCGTAGGAGCTGTGAAGCGACATCGCAAAGCACTCATAAGGTGATGGAGTCATTGAATACAGTGACGACATCTGTGGTAGAAATTAATGACTTGAACACATTAATGGCCACATCTGCTGAGCAGCAAAGCCATGTGACTGAAGAAGTCAGTCGTAATATGGCAACGATTCAGGAGTTAATCGGCCAGCTTAATAACAGTGCTTCACAGACAAACACCATCAGTCAGGAACTAAGAGGCACATCGACTGATCTGTCTGACGTTGTTACTCAGTTCAAAGTTCACTGA
- a CDS encoding lactonase family protein: MTQFVYLSNALSGTISRYKLHQGELTLLGETEVGYMVMPMAVSPCQNYLYAAIHSEPFHLKQLRIDPQTGDLTLEGETPVNEGLVSLTTDKNNQWLLASSFDQHNVVAKPMTETGHFTDKTVTIQHSSACHTCLFSPDDKWMVATEFGVDKIMVYPRPNSEGMVDKPVASYQFAKDAGPRHIAFSPCGAFLYVVTEMDATVVTLTFDSETGQLAFVAESPAIPREALGLERGLPPAQKVVNDVPRVWAADIHITRNGRFIYVSERTLSVITCLEVDKDTHIPYYRHHHQVEKQPRSFIISPDDQYILASGELADELGAYSIDANTGQLFKVSAAPCGEGAGWVSITDYRLS; this comes from the coding sequence ATGACACAGTTTGTTTATTTGTCTAACGCATTATCAGGGACAATTTCTCGCTATAAACTCCATCAGGGCGAGCTTACATTGCTAGGAGAAACAGAAGTAGGTTACATGGTAATGCCAATGGCGGTAAGCCCTTGTCAGAATTACCTTTATGCGGCCATTCATAGCGAACCGTTTCACTTAAAACAGTTGAGAATTGATCCGCAGACGGGCGATCTCACTCTTGAAGGTGAAACGCCAGTTAATGAGGGGCTTGTCAGTTTAACTACCGACAAAAACAACCAGTGGTTGTTAGCATCATCATTCGATCAACATAATGTTGTCGCCAAACCTATGACTGAAACTGGGCACTTTACCGATAAAACGGTAACGATTCAGCACAGCAGCGCTTGTCATACTTGTCTCTTCAGTCCTGATGATAAATGGATGGTGGCTACAGAATTCGGAGTAGACAAAATAATGGTTTACCCGCGACCAAACTCAGAGGGAATGGTTGATAAGCCTGTAGCGAGTTATCAGTTTGCCAAGGACGCTGGCCCAAGACACATTGCGTTTTCGCCGTGTGGAGCATTCCTCTATGTAGTGACGGAAATGGACGCGACAGTGGTGACGTTAACGTTTGATTCTGAAACAGGACAATTGGCATTCGTTGCAGAATCACCAGCGATACCAAGAGAAGCGTTAGGGTTGGAACGAGGCCTTCCGCCAGCACAAAAAGTGGTCAATGATGTACCAAGAGTTTGGGCTGCAGATATCCATATCACACGCAATGGTCGGTTCATTTATGTGTCAGAGCGGACACTAAGTGTGATTACATGCCTTGAAGTAGATAAAGACACGCATATTCCTTACTACCGACATCACCATCAGGTTGAGAAGCAACCGCGCAGTTTTATCATCTCACCTGATGATCAATACATTTTAGCCAGTGGCGAATTGGCAGATGAACTGGGCGCTTACTCAATAGATGCAAATACAGGGCAATTATTTAAAGTATCTGCTGCGCCATGTGGTGAAGGTGCTGGCTGGGTTTCGATAACGGATTACCGCTTGTCTTAG
- a CDS encoding ZIP family metal transporter translates to MNHTQEQSWVEVLRGHSNQHPIMAGGLIVSLLLIAFFLFHALTGERQLNAQYALVGGGIAFLATAAGTLPALFIRDIPQKLSDCMLGFAAGMMLAASAFSLLLPGIEAGTAFFDDGFLGGMIVILGMAIGVALMLGLDAFTPHEHLETGPCGPGHDRCSRAWLFVFAIALHNFPEGMAIGVGYAQGDLSVGIPLTTAIALQDIPEGLAVAVTLRAAGFNARLSVLVAALTGLLEPIGALLGVSLAGGLMIAYPIGLGLAGGAMLFVVSHEVIPDTHRNGHQTLATIGLMLGFALMMVLDTILG, encoded by the coding sequence ATGAACCACACTCAAGAACAGTCATGGGTTGAAGTGTTAAGAGGACACTCAAACCAACACCCAATAATGGCGGGTGGATTGATTGTCTCTTTGCTTTTAATCGCCTTTTTCCTTTTCCACGCCTTAACCGGTGAAAGACAACTAAACGCGCAATATGCGCTGGTTGGTGGTGGTATTGCTTTTCTCGCCACTGCGGCTGGCACCTTACCAGCTCTGTTCATTCGAGATATTCCGCAAAAGCTTTCTGACTGCATGCTTGGCTTTGCCGCAGGTATGATGCTCGCCGCTTCTGCTTTCTCACTTTTATTGCCCGGTATAGAAGCAGGCACAGCGTTTTTTGATGATGGATTTCTTGGTGGCATGATCGTTATCCTCGGCATGGCTATCGGTGTAGCACTGATGCTCGGACTGGATGCTTTCACCCCCCATGAACATTTGGAAACAGGGCCTTGTGGTCCGGGACACGACAGATGCAGCCGCGCTTGGCTGTTTGTATTCGCCATTGCGTTACATAACTTTCCTGAAGGGATGGCGATCGGCGTCGGGTATGCGCAGGGCGATCTTTCAGTTGGTATTCCGTTGACCACAGCCATTGCTCTGCAAGACATTCCCGAAGGTTTAGCCGTGGCCGTGACTCTTAGAGCCGCAGGATTCAATGCAAGATTATCGGTTTTAGTCGCCGCACTGACTGGCTTGCTGGAACCGATTGGTGCTTTGCTCGGTGTGAGTTTAGCTGGCGGATTAATGATTGCTTACCCTATCGGGCTCGGCTTAGCTGGCGGTGCAATGCTGTTTGTAGTGTCACATGAAGTAATTCCCGACACACACCGCAACGGTCATCAAACCTTAGCGACCATTGGTTTAATGTTAGGTTTTGCTTTGATGATGGTATTAGATACCATTCTGGGCTGA
- a CDS encoding ABC transporter ATP-binding protein encodes MFEVSQLSQAQDSAPQRNLLQVNNLNVRLGDLVLARDISFQLQPGQVNVILGPNGTGKSTLLKTLFGDIKIVSGEIQYGNNVLSGKSLIEWRTKFGYMPQDIHLDVNMTVIEVVLLGRLDALSMRIETKMLQEALSILKSIGLEHLASRDVRTLSGGQCQMILFAQALMRCPEILMLDEPVSALDLHYQHVLLNHLVTQTKKQNYTTLMVLHDLNLAAQYADNLLILKQGELRAFGSPKELLTSELIHELYHVEADVLTDENGTPFVRTRRPSAA; translated from the coding sequence ATGTTTGAAGTCAGTCAGTTATCGCAAGCACAAGATTCAGCGCCACAACGTAACCTATTGCAGGTGAATAACCTCAACGTACGATTAGGCGACTTGGTGTTGGCAAGAGACATCAGTTTCCAACTGCAACCGGGGCAAGTGAACGTTATTCTTGGACCAAATGGCACGGGTAAAAGTACTCTGTTGAAGACTCTGTTCGGTGATATTAAAATCGTAAGCGGAGAAATTCAGTATGGAAACAATGTGTTATCTGGTAAGTCGTTGATTGAGTGGCGAACTAAGTTTGGTTACATGCCGCAAGATATCCACCTCGATGTCAATATGACGGTAATCGAAGTGGTGTTGTTAGGCAGACTTGATGCACTCAGCATGCGAATTGAAACTAAAATGCTGCAAGAAGCGTTGAGCATTCTCAAGAGCATTGGTTTGGAACATCTTGCCAGCCGTGATGTGAGAACTCTCAGTGGTGGTCAGTGTCAGATGATTCTGTTTGCACAAGCACTGATGCGTTGCCCTGAAATACTGATGCTGGATGAGCCAGTAAGTGCGTTAGATTTGCACTACCAACACGTATTACTAAATCACTTGGTTACTCAGACGAAAAAGCAAAATTACACCACCTTAATGGTGCTGCACGACCTTAATTTAGCGGCACAATACGCTGATAACCTTTTGATATTAAAACAAGGTGAATTGAGAGCCTTTGGTAGTCCGAAGGAACTGTTAACCAGCGAACTGATTCACGAGCTGTATCATGTGGAAGCGGATGTTCTTACCGATGAAAATGGTACACCTTTCGTCCGCACTCGTAGACCTAGCGCGGCGTAA
- a CDS encoding EamA family transporter: MSVRDRFLALAIVLVWGVNFVVIKVGLQGMPPLLLAGLRFAFVALPAIFFIKRPQVPLKWLVAYGLTINFLQFSLLFWALKVGMAAGLASLLLQAQAFITLGFGVLLLKEKVRIHNMIAVSVAGAGIYLLAAAQGHDSTSLTLFTLVLIIGAAAFWALGNIVNKVIMQRYPVPTMSLIVWSALVPMVSFFISSYVIEGPELIVESLVNIEWHNVFSIVYLSLLATILGYGGWSYLLSRYETSMVAPLSLLVPVFGLLSAWILLGESLSLYQIIGVIVIAMGLVINVFGKNWFGVRRVAKAPALDK; the protein is encoded by the coding sequence ATGTCGGTACGTGATAGGTTTTTAGCTCTTGCCATTGTTTTGGTGTGGGGTGTTAACTTTGTGGTTATCAAAGTTGGCTTGCAAGGAATGCCGCCTCTTCTGTTAGCTGGGTTACGTTTTGCGTTTGTCGCTTTGCCTGCCATTTTCTTTATTAAGCGACCTCAAGTGCCTTTGAAATGGCTAGTGGCTTATGGCTTAACCATCAATTTTCTACAGTTCTCGTTACTTTTCTGGGCTTTAAAAGTGGGTATGGCGGCAGGTTTAGCCTCTCTGCTTTTGCAGGCGCAAGCGTTTATTACTCTAGGCTTTGGCGTTTTGCTGTTGAAAGAGAAAGTACGCATTCACAATATGATTGCGGTGTCTGTTGCTGGGGCGGGGATATACCTTCTCGCGGCAGCTCAGGGACATGATTCAACGTCATTAACCTTATTCACCTTGGTTTTAATTATCGGCGCGGCGGCCTTTTGGGCTCTGGGTAATATCGTGAATAAAGTCATCATGCAACGTTATCCGGTTCCGACCATGTCGCTCATCGTATGGAGCGCGCTGGTTCCAATGGTTTCATTCTTCATTTCCTCGTATGTGATTGAAGGGCCTGAGCTTATTGTTGAATCATTGGTCAATATCGAATGGCATAACGTTTTTTCGATTGTTTACTTGTCTCTACTGGCGACAATTCTGGGATACGGCGGCTGGAGCTACTTACTTAGTCGTTATGAAACCTCCATGGTTGCTCCGCTTTCGTTGTTAGTGCCAGTATTTGGTTTGCTAAGCGCATGGATACTGCTTGGCGAAAGTCTAAGCCTTTATCAAATCATCGGCGTGATAGTGATCGCAATGGGCCTAGTAATCAACGTATTTGGCAAGAACTGGTTTGGTGTGAGAAGGGTAGCTAAAGCGCCAGCGCTTGATAAATAA
- a CDS encoding DUF6279 family lipoprotein: MKKRITLLLMSVLLIAGCSTKFVYHNMDWFILEYLDDYVTLTDQQESLVKTQIDALSQWHQTEELNNYVMQFDQLLELNPKTLTLEQLQQHREWIYEHYQSLVTQIFPSIFPIATALSDKQVDEFMQGLAKRHQKYADKYADLNESETRAKYEERIIDRMEQWLGSLTANQEQLAGQWAKALQITTYDWIAFQKTQRNEIQSLLNQRHNQTDFNQRLQKLLFSQEESYSPVLKAKLNYNEQASNEHILSIVHLSTPKQIEHFKETVYEWRSLASDLHAAKR; the protein is encoded by the coding sequence ATGAAGAAAAGGATAACGCTGCTGTTGATGTCGGTACTACTCATAGCAGGGTGCAGTACCAAGTTTGTTTACCATAATATGGACTGGTTTATTCTTGAGTACCTAGATGATTATGTGACTTTGACTGACCAGCAGGAAAGTTTGGTGAAAACGCAAATTGATGCGCTCAGCCAATGGCATCAAACTGAGGAGCTAAACAACTATGTTATGCAGTTTGATCAACTGCTTGAGCTCAATCCTAAAACTCTCACACTGGAACAGCTTCAACAGCATAGAGAGTGGATTTATGAGCATTACCAGAGTTTAGTGACTCAAATCTTTCCGAGTATTTTTCCAATAGCCACCGCTTTGTCAGACAAACAGGTGGATGAATTTATGCAGGGGTTAGCAAAGCGGCATCAAAAATACGCCGATAAGTATGCGGATTTGAATGAAAGTGAAACCAGAGCCAAGTATGAAGAACGAATTATTGATCGTATGGAACAGTGGTTAGGTTCTCTAACTGCTAACCAAGAACAATTAGCAGGACAATGGGCGAAAGCTCTACAAATAACGACCTATGACTGGATAGCGTTTCAAAAGACGCAACGAAACGAAATTCAATCACTGTTGAATCAACGCCATAACCAAACTGATTTCAATCAGAGATTACAGAAACTTCTCTTTTCCCAAGAAGAGTCCTACAGCCCTGTGCTCAAAGCAAAGCTCAACTACAACGAACAGGCATCAAACGAACACATACTCAGTATTGTCCACCTCTCTACTCCCAAACAGATCGAGCATTTTAAAGAGACTGTCTATGAATGGCGAAGTTTAGCCAGCGATCTCCATGCCGCCAAACGCTGA
- a CDS encoding FecCD family ABC transporter permease, translated as MLSDVVQQAVEAQRKSEKRRGMILTSFGALLAASFVLDIMTGPSMIDASSVIYALLEWVGLPFQVDASTQVIVSNLRLPIALMAIFVGGSLGMGGAEMQTLLNNSMASPYTLGMAAAAGFGAALMLYTGSLGIDSNLAVPIGAFVFCMISACFLFALASVRHIGSGQLILAGIALLFLFQSLLSLVQFVSSPELSQQILFWLFGSLSKATWTNLAITATVVMASLFLLLQDSWKLTALKLGEERAKSLGVNIVKLRLKTLLIVAVMTATVTSFVGIIGFIGIVSPNIAKILVGEDQRFFLPLSFLIGAFLLSTASVLSKVIVPGALFPIGIVTAIIGVPFFFWLIIAKRR; from the coding sequence ATGCTATCGGATGTAGTACAGCAGGCCGTAGAGGCGCAGCGAAAAAGCGAAAAGCGTCGCGGAATGATATTAACCAGTTTTGGCGCATTACTCGCCGCTTCTTTTGTTCTCGATATTATGACCGGCCCTTCAATGATTGATGCCAGCTCGGTTATTTACGCTCTGCTAGAGTGGGTTGGATTACCATTCCAAGTGGATGCTTCCACGCAAGTCATTGTTAGTAATCTACGTTTACCTATAGCACTGATGGCCATCTTTGTTGGCGGATCTCTAGGGATGGGCGGTGCAGAAATGCAAACCTTGCTGAACAACTCCATGGCAAGCCCATACACTTTAGGTATGGCTGCGGCTGCGGGTTTTGGCGCGGCATTGATGCTTTACACTGGCTCTCTGGGTATCGATAGCAACTTAGCCGTACCTATCGGTGCATTTGTCTTCTGTATGATTTCGGCGTGTTTCTTGTTTGCATTGGCTTCTGTACGTCATATCGGGTCGGGGCAGTTGATCCTTGCGGGTATCGCGTTACTGTTTTTGTTCCAATCCTTACTCTCATTGGTACAGTTCGTCTCTTCACCTGAACTGAGCCAACAGATTCTTTTTTGGCTATTCGGAAGTCTTTCAAAAGCGACCTGGACAAACCTAGCGATTACCGCGACGGTAGTTATGGCGAGCCTGTTTTTGCTACTGCAAGATTCATGGAAATTGACCGCATTGAAACTCGGCGAAGAGCGTGCGAAAAGCCTTGGTGTGAACATAGTAAAACTGCGTTTAAAAACCTTGCTGATTGTCGCGGTGATGACAGCAACAGTGACCAGTTTCGTCGGTATCATTGGCTTCATCGGCATTGTTTCACCTAATATCGCTAAAATTCTGGTTGGCGAAGATCAGCGTTTCTTCCTTCCACTTTCATTCCTAATCGGTGCATTTTTGTTGTCGACTGCTTCTGTTTTATCAAAAGTGATCGTACCGGGGGCGTTGTTCCCAATCGGCATCGTAACTGCCATCATTGGTGTGCCTTTCTTCTTCTGGCTCATCATCGCAAAGAGAAGATAA
- a CDS encoding SDR family NAD(P)-dependent oxidoreductase, with protein MGKVVFITGATSGFGRAAARKFASEGWALVITGRREERLKELAAELSEIVPVHYQTLDVRSKEEVDALVKSLPESFKQVTCLVNNAGLALSPNPAQTVDIQDWHTMIDTNITGLVNVTHALLPTLIEVGKGASIINVGSIAGQWPYPGSHVYGATKAFVKQFSYNLRCDLLGTGVRVTDLAPGIAETEFTLVRTKGDQAASDALYAGTQALTAEDIADTMFYLATLPAHMCINRLEVMPTAQAWNPFAIHRES; from the coding sequence ATGGGTAAAGTGGTATTTATTACTGGAGCAACGTCGGGATTTGGACGAGCAGCAGCGCGGAAATTTGCCTCTGAGGGCTGGGCGTTAGTAATTACTGGCAGACGTGAAGAGCGTTTGAAAGAGTTGGCGGCAGAGTTGTCTGAAATCGTTCCAGTACACTACCAAACACTCGATGTGCGCAGTAAAGAAGAAGTCGACGCTCTGGTTAAGTCGCTACCCGAATCTTTCAAACAAGTTACCTGCTTGGTGAATAATGCGGGGCTTGCTTTATCTCCGAATCCTGCTCAAACCGTCGATATTCAAGATTGGCACACCATGATTGATACCAATATCACTGGGCTAGTTAATGTCACCCATGCGCTGCTTCCAACATTGATTGAAGTGGGCAAAGGCGCGTCTATTATCAACGTTGGTTCGATTGCAGGTCAGTGGCCCTATCCGGGCAGTCATGTTTACGGCGCAACCAAGGCGTTTGTGAAACAGTTCAGCTATAACTTGCGTTGTGACCTTTTAGGCACAGGTGTGCGAGTTACAGATCTCGCTCCGGGAATTGCGGAAACGGAATTTACTTTAGTGCGAACCAAAGGGGATCAAGCAGCATCGGATGCGCTTTATGCAGGCACTCAAGCTTTAACGGCAGAAGATATTGCAGACACCATGTTTTACTTAGCGACACTTCCTGCACATATGTGCATCAACCGCCTCGAAGTGATGCCAACGGCTCAGGCGTGGAACCCTTTCGCGATTCATCGAGAAAGCTGA
- a CDS encoding ABC transporter substrate-binding protein — protein MIQKLISLSTLLFASYSFAQTTTITDVLDREVTFDAPAKRVIVGFYPEDYMAIGTEAAYDNVVGMSKYIWQARSANWEMNVKHRPSLDEIAAIGRVDTNTFSVEKVISLNPDLIMLADWQYKALGSDIQRLEGAGIPIVVVDYNAQTLERHIKSTELIGVITGQEERAAKIASEYKQNIEMITARLEKANLPKPKVYTEFGASGVNEIGYTFGKNMWGAISTVAGGDNISAPYVEWWGKLNPEQIIAANPDVLVMTGYENGGSDAMLMGQGVEESVAKERLEGFKKRTGWSSISAVKNNRMYAAYHGACRTILDGALIQFYAKAMYPELFADLDPNQAYLDFYKNYLPVVPKGTFVTQL, from the coding sequence ATGATTCAGAAACTGATTAGCCTTTCTACTTTGCTATTTGCTTCTTACAGCTTTGCACAAACGACAACCATTACGGATGTGCTTGATCGTGAAGTTACTTTCGATGCGCCGGCAAAACGCGTTATCGTCGGCTTCTATCCAGAAGATTACATGGCAATTGGTACGGAAGCTGCGTATGACAACGTTGTGGGTATGTCGAAATACATTTGGCAAGCGCGCTCAGCAAACTGGGAAATGAACGTTAAGCACCGTCCTTCTCTAGACGAGATTGCCGCTATTGGCCGTGTTGATACCAACACTTTCTCTGTAGAGAAAGTCATCAGCCTTAATCCGGATCTCATCATGCTGGCTGACTGGCAATATAAAGCCTTGGGTAGTGATATCCAACGTCTTGAAGGTGCTGGCATTCCAATTGTAGTTGTGGATTACAACGCTCAAACTTTAGAACGTCACATTAAAAGTACCGAGCTAATCGGTGTGATCACAGGTCAAGAAGAACGTGCAGCGAAAATAGCTAGCGAGTACAAGCAGAACATCGAAATGATCACTGCGCGTTTAGAAAAAGCGAACCTTCCAAAGCCAAAAGTTTACACTGAATTCGGTGCTTCAGGCGTAAACGAAATCGGCTACACCTTTGGTAAAAACATGTGGGGCGCAATCTCTACTGTAGCCGGTGGCGACAACATTTCTGCACCTTATGTTGAATGGTGGGGTAAACTAAACCCTGAGCAAATCATTGCAGCAAACCCAGATGTGCTCGTTATGACTGGCTATGAAAATGGCGGCAGCGATGCAATGTTAATGGGTCAAGGTGTAGAAGAGTCGGTAGCGAAAGAACGTTTAGAAGGATTCAAAAAGCGCACGGGCTGGTCTTCAATTTCAGCAGTTAAAAACAACCGTATGTACGCGGCTTACCACGGCGCATGCCGTACCATTCTTGATGGCGCGCTGATTCAGTTCTACGCAAAAGCGATGTATCCAGAATTGTTTGCCGATTTAGATCCAAACCAAGCGTACTTGGACTTCTACAAGAACTACCTACCAGTGGTACCTAAAGGTACGTTCGTTACTCAACTGTAA